A single genomic interval of Salvelinus namaycush isolate Seneca chromosome 41, SaNama_1.0, whole genome shotgun sequence harbors:
- the LOC120033999 gene encoding inward rectifier potassium channel 4-like: protein MGTARANRYSFAATDEEGLKISTLGLHNGHNSPNSRFHSPSSSQLRSRFVKKNGHCNVVFSNMEEKSQRYLADIFTTCVDIRWRYLLLLFCSTFLSSWMFFGIIFYSVSRAHGDFDEHPGMSSSSGLEGNGLGVGEVEGVQKKWQPCLLHVEGFVGAFLFSVETQTTIGYGWRCVTEECPVAVITVVVQSIVGCIIDSFMLGTIMVKMARPKKRNQTLLFSKNAVISLRDGKLCLMWRVGNLRRSHIVEAHVRAQLIRPYVTAEGEFIPLEQRDLNVGYDEGIDRLFLVSPLVIVHEIDEDSPLYTVSRADLESDDFEIVVILEGMVEATAMTTQARSSYLAKEILWGHRFEPVIFEDRTKYQVDYARFHKTYDVPSTPHCSAKELSETASRPASSASSHSVFPTSPRVTQHLATPHSPSAFCYENEVALSCGEDEDELDRQKGKDREEESRNSVPVDFHNLFQDPATMTSGSNVLCVLDMDNQMDFDILQTTITRDPLTYKSESGI, encoded by the exons GTACAGCTTCGCAGCAACAGATGAGGAGGGCCTGAAAATCTCCACACTTGGGCTCCACAACGGCCACAACTCGCCAAATAGCCGGTTCCACTCCCCTA GTTCGAGCCAACTAAGAAGTCGCTTCGTCAAGAAAAATGGGCATTGCAACGTGGTATTCTCTAACATGGAGGAGAAATCACAACGCTACCTGGCCGACATCTTTACCACCTGCGTGGACATTCGCTGGAGATACTTACTACTCCTCTTCTGCTCGACCTTCCTGTCCTCCTGGATGTTTTTTGGAATAATCTTCTATTCAGTTTCCAGAGCCCATGGGGATTTTGATGAGCACCCTGGAATGAGTTCCTCTTCAGGGTTGGAAGGGAATGGGCTTGGGGTTGGTGAAGTAGAAGGGGTGCAGAAAAAGTGGCAGCCATGCCTCCTTCATGTGGAGGGCTTCGTCGGAGCCTTCCTATTCTCCGTCGAGACCCAGACCACCATTGGTTATGGGTGGCGCTGTGTGACTGAGGAGTGCCCTGTGGCAGTGATCACAGTGGTGGTCCAGTCCATAGTGGGATGCATCATTGACTCCTTCATGCTTGGCACAATCATGGTCAAAATGGCACGCCCTAAGAAGAGGAACCAGACCCTGCTGTTCTCGAAAAACGCTGTGATTTCCCTGCGCGATGGCAAGCTATGCCTCATGTGGCGGGTGGGTAACCTGCGCAGGAGCCACATCGTGGAGGCCCATGTGCGGGCACAGCTTATTCGACCCTACGTCACGGCAGAGGGAGAGTTCATCCCTCTAGAGCAGAGGGATCTCAACGTAGGCTACGACGAAGGCATTGACCGACTCTTCCTGGTTTCTCCTCTGGTTATCGTCCATGAGATCGACGAGGACAGCCCCCTGTATACTGTGAGCCGGGCTGATCTGGAGTCTGATGACTTTGAGATCGTAGTGATCTTGGAGGGCATGGTGGAGGCCACCGCCATGACCACCCAGGCCCGCAGCTCCTATCTGGCCAAGGagatcctatgggggcataggtTTGAGCCTGTGATCTTTGAGGACCGAACCAAGTATCAGGTGGACTATGCTCGCTTTCACAAGACCTACGACGTGCCCTCCACACCCCACTGCAGCGCCAAGGAGCTCAGTGAGACGGCCAGCCGGCCTGCCTCATCTGCCTCCTCCCACTCAGTATTCCCAACCAGCCCCAGAGTCACCCAGCACCTCGCAACCCCCCACTCCCCCAGCGCCTTCTGCTATGAGAATGAGGTAGCACTGAGCTGTGGAGAGGACGAGGATGAACTGGATAGGCAAAAGGGAAAAGACAGGGAGGAGGAAAGTAGGAATTCAGTTCCTGTAGACTTTCATAATTTGTTTCAGGACCCAGCCACAATGACATCCGGCAGCAACGTGCTGTGCGTTTTGGACATGGACAATCAGATGGATTTTGACATTCTACAGACTACCATTACCCGTGATCCACTGACATACAAAAGTGAGTCAGGAATCTGA
- the LOC120034249 gene encoding transcription factor Sox-10-like gives MSPGVSDDGHSLSPGHSSSAAGGGDSPLSGPQPQLTGVGDDALSDVAGGISIKSDEDDDRFPIGIREAVSQVLNGYDWTLVPMPVRVNSGSKSKPHVKRPMNAFMVWAQAARRKLADQYPHLHNAELSKTLGKLWRLLNESDKKPFIEEAERLRKQHKKDYPEYKYQPRRRKNGKPGSGSEADGHSEGEVSHSHYKSLHLDVAAHVGGAGSPLADGHHPHTAGQSHSPPTPPTTPKTELQSGKSGDGKREGAEGGSGSGSGKPHIDFGNVDIGEISHEVMANMEPFDVNEFDQYLPPNGHPGIGQSAGSGAAAGSSASPYAYGISSALAAASGHSAAWLSKQHQQHHASPLGSDPSKAQIKSEAGSGGHFAEASSGGSHVTYTPLSLPHYSSAFPSLASRAQFAEYADHQASGSYYAHSSQASGLYSAFSYMGPSQRPLYTAITDPSSVPQSHSPTHWEQPVYTTLSRP, from the exons ATGAGTCCGGGGGTCTCGGACGACGGTCACTCCTTGTCACCGGGTCACTCATCCAGTGCCGCAGGCGGAGGAGACTCACCCCTGTCCGGTCCGCAGCCCCAGCTGACAGGGGTCGGCGACGACGCCCTATCCGATGTAGCTGGCGGGATTTCCATCAAGTCCGATGAAGACGACGATCGCTTTCCCATTGGTATCCGAGAGGCAGTGAGCCAGGTGCTGAACGGCTACGACTGGACACTCGTGCCTATGCCTGTGCGCGTAAACTCCGGCAGCAAAAGCAAGCCGCACGTGAAAAGGCCTATGAACGCCTTCATGGTGTGGGCACAGGCCGCACGGAGAAAACTGGCAGACCAGTATCCCCACCTCCACAACGCTGAACTCAGCAAAACCCTCGGGAAACTATGGAG GCTCTTGAATGAGAGTGATAAGAAGCCTTTCATCGAGGAGGCGGAGAGGCTGAGGAAGCAGCACAAGAAGGACTACCCGGAGTACAAGTACCAGCCACGCCGCCGCAAGAATGGCAAACCCGGCTCCGGCTCTGAAGCTGACGGCCACTCGGAGGGTGAGGTCAGCCATTCACATTACAAGAGCCTCCACCTGGACGTGGCGGCCCACGTCGGGGGGGCGGGGTCTCCTCTGGCTGATGGACACCACCCACATACTGCAG GCCAGAGCCACAGCCCTCCTACACCACCCACCACCCCCAAGACGGAGCTCCAGTCTGGGAAGTCGGGCGATGGGAAGCGGGAGGGCG CGGAGGGTGGCTCTGGATCAGGGTCAGGCAAACCACACATTGATTTCGGCAACGTGGACATCGGTGAGATCAGCCACGAGGTGATGGCCAACATGGAGCCATTTGATGTGAACGAGTTTGACCAGTACCTGCCCCCCAATGGGCACCCGGGGATTGGACAGAGTGCTGGGTCAGGGGCAGCAGCAGGGTCCTCTGCATCTCCCTATGCCTACGGTATCTCCTCTGCCCTGGCCGCGGCCAGTGGACACTCTGCGGCGTGGCTATCCAAGCAGCACCAGCAGCATCATGCCTCACCTCTGGGCTCCGACCCCTCCAAGGCCCAGATTAAGAGTGAGGCCGGCTCGGGGGGACACTTTGCCGAAGCATCCTCAGGGGGTTCCCATGTCACCTACACTCCCCTCAGCCTGCCCCACTACAGCTCTGCTTTCCCCTCACTGGCCTCCAGGGCCCAGTTTGCAGAGTATGCTGACCACCAGGCCTCGGGATCCTACTACGCCCACTCCAGCCAGGCCTCAGGGCTGTACTCTGCCTTCTCCTACATGGGGCCCTCGCAGAggcccctgtatacagccatcacTGACCCGTCCAGCGTGCCACAGTCACACAGCCCCACGCACTGGGAGCAGCCGGTCTACACCACCCTGTCGCGGCCCTGA